In Lysinibacillus sp. 2017, the DNA window CTTCATTGCCTATTCGATTGCGATTTTAATTTCACGTCCATTCTCAGGGAAACTATTAGATAAAAAAGGTGCCAATTACGTTATGTACCCGGCTACTGTCATTTTTGCTCTAGGGATGTTGGTATTAAGTACAGCACATTCAGGATTTACGTTTTTACTTGCGAGTGTGTTAATTGGTTTTGGCTACGGCAATATTCAATCGTGCTGCCAAGCAGTTGCTATTAAAAGTGTACCTCCAGAAAAAATTGGATTATCTACATCGACATTTTCCATCTTTTTAGATTTAGGTCTTGGTTTTGGCCCATATTTATTAGGAGCCGTAATCGCGATTTTATCATATAGCCAGTTATATGCAGTACTTGCTGTTGTTATTTTATTAAGTATCGTGCTCTATACATTTTTATATGCACGTCCAAATAAAAATAAAAAACAGCCTGTCGCATAAATCAAATTGTTCTTAGTTGAAAACCGTTAAACGGTATTCATTCATATATATAACTAAGATAATTCACTAAATGCTGCTGCTAAAAGCTTAGTGAACAAGAAAAGGCGTGTCCAGAAATCATATTTCGGACACGTCTTTTTTGTGGGACTTCTGATGAATTATTATAAATTTGTCTTTATATTTAATATTGCTGTAAAGGTGTTGTAACATTTATTTGATATTATCATTCGTATAGGAAAATTTAAAACATAAAAATATTATAAAGATATAGAGGTTTTATTTGGATATGAATAGTTTAACAAAAAAGGCGGCATCCGTTGCACTTGGTACATCACTATTATTTTCTTCAGTAATCAGTGCGTCTGCTGCTACTTATACAGTAAAAAATGGCGATACATTATCAAAAATTGCAAAGCAATATGGTACGCCTTATACAACCATTATGAAACAAAATGGTTTAGGATCAACATCCCTTCACATTGGTCAAAAATTACAAATTGGTAGTACATCGTCTACTAAGGCTGTGAAAACAACTGCAAGTTCAAGTACATATACAGTTAAAAGCGGGGATTCACTATCAAAAATCGCCAAAAAATATGGTACGACTACGGCAGCGCTAAAAAGTCTGAATGGTTTAAAATCAACAGCCATCCGAGTTGGTCAAAAATTAAAAGTTAGTGGAACTTCTACTGCATCGTCTACTAAGGCTGTGAAAACAACTACTGCAAGTTCAAGTACATATACAGTTAAAAGTGGGGATTCACTATCAAAAATCGCCAAAAAATATGGTACGACTACGGCAGCGCTAAAAAGTCTGAATGGTTTAAAATCAACAGCCATCCGAGTTGGTCAAAAGTTGAAAGTTAGTGGAACTTCTTCTACATCTACAACCAAAAAATCAACGACAGCATCTGCTACAAGTAACAAAAGCGTTGCTACTATAGCACAAAAATATCTAGGTACACGATATGTATTTGGGGGAGCTTCTCCTTCTGGTTTTGACTGCTCTGGTTTTATTTATTATGTGTTTAAAAAATCTGGGAAATCAATCGGACGTTCATCAGCTGCAAGTTATTATAATGCGTCTAAAAAAGTATTCACACCAAAAGTTGGAGACTTAGTATTCTTTAGTAACACATATAAATCAGGTATTTCTCACGTAGGTATTTATATCGGCAGTGGAAAAATGATTAGTGCAAGTGGTTCAAAAGTAAGTGTTGCATCATTCTCAACAGGTTATTGGAAGAAACATTTCACTAGTTACGGTCGAATTTAATATCTTTTTAAAGGTGCAAACACTGATATGACAGTGTTTGCACCTTTTTAATCGTGTAGCACTATATATAGCAGTTTGTGTTGGTTAAAGTTACCGACTGTCGCAATATACGTATTATTAATGTTCTTCAGCATGGAAACTATACAATTGGCTCCAGAAATGATGTCTTCTTTAGCCATGATCTATTCCTTAACCCTATGTATTTTGGATAGGGTTTTTTGTGATTTAAAAGCCAACTATAAAGTGAGGTATGTAAATCTTATGTTTTATTAATCGTCTTTTGTCGGATTAAATCATATCAAGATGTTTTTTGTTTTATAAAGAAAATTTCAGTATAAGACATAATTAATTGAAATTTTTATATATTAGTAATATTCTAAAAATAGAAGTATATTAAATTTTCTGGAAAATGGGTGAAATATTAAAGTTAAATTGTGCTTTAAAAGGAGTACATTATCAATTTAACTCTATAAAAGAAGTGCTAGCTAAGGCTAGTGAAGTGAAGTCTGGGGACATTTTAGCCGGAATTGCTGCTATACCTTCACTCGAACGAATGGCAGTAAAGATTGTCCTAAGTAAACTTATATTTAAAGGATATTTATGGGAAACCAGTCATACCATGTGAGAAGGATAATGTAACACGCATTATCTATGATGATGAAAACCTCTCAATCTATAACCAAATCAACATTGTAATCCTACGGTTGACTCTCTTGAATCCGTGAGGCGCATCTTGCAAATGACAGATGACTTTATGTAATATTGGCAAATTCCTACACAAAATTGTGTGTTTGCGCATATTACGACTCAAGTCCAAATTAATGCTGGCGCGTGTATGGCTTCAAGAGGAAATTGCGAAAATCGTTCAAAGTAAAGTGACCATTCTATTAATAGGGGAGCGTCCAGGTCTTAATACAGCAGAGTCGATGAGCGCGTATATCATTTACAAACCGAATGAAAAAACGGTTGAAGCGGATCGAACAGTCATTTCAAACATCCATGAAAATGGATTATCACCCAGTGAAGCAGGTGCTTATTTATCAGAATTGATAGAGCAAATGCTGAAATTAGAATGTACAAGGGTAGCATTTATGCGCAAAAAAATAATGCAAACTAATGTGATGGGGGTACGTTCATGGAGTTAATAGGTGTTGTGATTGTTTATATTATTATGGCTTGTGCGGTTGCTGGTGCATTTGCAGCCATAAAAGATCCTGATAATGGTTTGGGGAAAGAGTTTATGGGTGGGCTTCACGCGGTTGGTCATATTTTCGTACCAGCGGCAGGTATTATGGCGTCGATTCCATACTTAACAATTTTCATTGAAAAGGTAGTAAGCCCTGTCTTTCATAAAATCGGAGCAGACCCTGCACTTGCTGCTACAACGATTTTAGCATCAGACATGGGTGGTTATCAGTTAGCCAACGCATTAAAAGATTCACAGGAAGGTTGGGTAATGGCATTAATCGTTGGTTTTATGGCAGGAGCAACCATCGTATTCTCTATTCCGATGGGGCTTGCCATGCTTGACAAGCGTGACCATAAATATATGGCGCTTGGCATTATGGCAGGTGTATTAACGATTCCGATTGGTGCATTTATTTCAGCAATTTCGATCTCATTATTTGATACAAAAGTTCGTGAAGTGATTGATACATCAGCTGAACCAATTTATACCTTTAGTATTTCTGTCGTCCAGATTCTCATAAACTTGGCGCCGCTCTTTGTGTTTGTTGTGCTTATTGCACTTGGACTAAAGTTCTTACCAAAAATGATGATCAATGGCTTTATGATTTTTGGTCGCGTCATGGATGCAGGAATCAAATTGGTCCTTGTATTCTCGATTGTTGAGATTTTCACAGGTTTATTTACAACAATCTTTGGTGTATGGGGCTTTGACCCGATTATGGCAGATACGGAAGATCAATTTCGAGCCCTTGAAACAGCGGGATATATTGGGATTATGTTAGCAGGTGCGTTTCCGATGGTGTATTTAATTCGTAAATATTTCTCTAAACCACTTGAGGCAGTTGGTGGAAAAATTGGTTTATCAGCAGTTGGTAGTGCGGGATTACTCGCAACAATTGCGAACATTTTAGCGATGTTTACATTAGTTCGTTCAATGCCACCGAAAGACAAGGTTATTAATATCGCGTTTGGTGTGTGTGCGGCGTTCCTATTAGGTGACCATTTATCGTTCACAGCAAACTTCCAGCCAACAATTATTTTACCTGTAATTTTAGGGAAATTATTAGCTGGTGTTATCGCGATTTACTTCGCATATAAGTTATCAGTTCCAACTGCATTAAAGCTAGAACAAGAAGATCGTGCAGCTGGCATTATTAAAGAAGGCGAATACAAAGATGCATAAGTAGGTGATGAAATGGCCGAGGAAAAAAAGCGGTTTATTCAAGAGTTTGTTCCTGGTAAACAGCTTACATTAAGTCATTTAATTGCAAACCCAGACAGCGAAATGCTGGAGAAATTGGGTATTCAACAATTAGGTGCTCTGGGGATAATGACATGTACACCGAGTGAAACAGTCATCATTGCGGGAGATTTAGCAACAAAAGCAGCCAATGTTCGAATCGGCTTTTTAGACCGTTTTACAGGTAGTTTAGTCATTATTGGCAGCGTTTCAGAAGTAGAAATGTCATTGATTGAAATTAATCGTTTTTTAGAGACAAATTTAGGATATACACCAGCAAATATCACAAAATCGTAGGTGATCACAATGAATAAAGTGATGATTATTGGCGCAATCCGTGCTGGAAAATCAACATTAACAAAAGCCTTGTTGAATAAAGAACTTCATGCAGTGAAAACACAGGCACTAAATTATGAAGGCTGGATTGTAGACACACCAGGTGAATATTTGGAAAACCCTATGTTTTATAAAAATATCATTGCGACATCGATGGAAGTATCACATTTGATATTTTTACAAGATGCTACCCGGAAAATCTCTAATTTTCCACCGCTTTTCGGCACAGGAATGTCAAAATTGCCGATTGGAGTTGTGACGAAAACGGATTTGCCGGAAGCTAATCCTGAACAAGCGGTGAAGTGGTTAAAACAAGTAATTGGAAAGGCACCAATTGTCATGACTTCAGCGGTTGAAGGAATTGGAATCGAACATGTGAGACAGCTTGTACAGTGCAATTCAATAGATGAAATGCGTGCGTATGTTGAACAAGCCAATGATCCATTGGTGTTCTTTTCCTGAAGGAGGGAGCGCATGTCAAAAAAGGTACAGTCACTCATTAGTGCAGGAATCGACATTGGTACGAGCACGACCAAAATTATTATTAGTCGACTTACGATTCAAAATACAGCAGGTCAAGCTCATGTTCCGCGCTTTGAAATTGTCGATAAAGAAGTACTCTACCAAAGCCCAATTTTTCGGACACCTTTACTAGATGATGTAACAATTGATGTAAAAAAAATTGAAGAAATTGTGTTTCAACAATACAAACAAGCCCAAATTGAGCCACAACAAATTCAAACTGGGGTCGTGCTTATAACGGGTGAAACGGCAACGAAAAAGAATGCGCGGGAACTGATTCATTTTATCTCGGATGCGGCGGGTGAATTTTTAGTAGCGACTGCTGGACCTGATTTGGAAAGTATTTTAGCTGCAAAGGGTTCTGGCGCCGTTGCTCATTCAAAAAAAACGAGCAAGGTTGTAGCGAATATCGATATCGGTGGTGGTACAACGAATATTGCGGTTTTAAAACATGGGGAAGTAATCGGTACAGTAACACTTCATCTAGGTGGTCGATTGATTGAATATGTACACAATCAAGTGATTAGTATGGCACCATCTATTCAACGATTATTACAGCAAGCAAGTATTGACTATAAAATTGGGGATTCACGTGAGGTGCGCACGGAACAATTTATTATCCAACAAATGATCACTAGCCTAAATTATGTACTCTGTGCAGAGCAACGAGCTGAAAAGATTCCATTACTATTAGGTCATGTGCCGAATTGGCAAGAACCCGTGCAAGTGATCAGTTTTTCAGGAGGGGTTGCCCATTGCATGTATCCACGTAGCGATGCCAATTGTGATACAGGAAGATTTGATGATTTAGGAAAGAAAATTGCAGAAGCACTAATGGCTGACGAAACGCTTGCCAAATTTGAATGGATAGAACCCGTTGAAACTGTGCGTGCAACCGTTACGGGAGCAGGTTCACAGTCAACAGATGTAAGTGGCGCAACGATTGAAGTTGATGCATCGGTTTTGCCTATTAAAAATGTGCCTGTATTAACTGTTGATTTTAATAAGCAATCAAATCAAATAATGCAGGCAATTGAAGCGAGTATGATTCAAGCAGTACAGCTGTTTGACACGGAAAATAGCGGTGAACCATTTGCGTTATATTTAAACAATTTGCCATATATGAATTTTGCAGATATCGATCAATTGGCCGAAAGCATTGCGACAAGTTGGCCAACTAAAAATGGAATTATACTCCTTATTTTAGAGGCTGATTATGCAAAAGTGCTCGGTCAAAGTTTATTACTACGAAAAGAAGGACGACAAATTGTTTGTATCGATCAAATTTTCGTACGAACAGGTGATTATATTGATATTGGCAATCCGCTTCAAGCAGGTGTTGTGCCAGTTGTCGTGAAAACTCTAGCATTTCATAAAGCATAAGGAGGTTGCGAATGAACCTTTCAACAAATTTAGGTGGAATCGTCTATACCTTTCAAGATTTAAAAGATTTATTGGCAAAAGCAAATGAATTGAAATCAGGCGATGAATTGGCTGGTATTGCTGCTGAAAATGTGCAGCAACGAGTAGCAGCAAAAGTAGTATTAGGTGATATTCTCTTAAAAGATATTCGCAATAATCCACTCATTCCAATGGAAGAAGATGAAGTATCACGTTTACTTGATGGAGACATTAATGAAACGATTTATGGAGAAATTCAAAATTGGAGTGTTGCAGAATTACGCGAATATATTTTAAGCAGTCACGTGGATAATGCGGCATTGCGTCGTCTTGGAAAAGGTCTATCTTCTGAAATGATTGCAGCCGCAGCAAAATTAATGTCCAATATGGATTTAATCTATGCAGCGAATAAAATCGAAGTATTATCGACGTGTAATATTACAATCGGTCAAAAAGGAACATTATCATCTCGTCTACAGCCAAACCATCCTACAGATAATATTGACGGCATCATTGCGTCAATGAAGGAAGGCTTAGCATACGGTGTTGGTGATGCTGTCATCGGTATTAATCCCGTTGATGATTCAGTAGAAAGTGTAAAACGTGTATTGCACGCAACAAAGGATTTTATCAATGATTGGCAAGTACCCACTCAAAACTGTGTACTCGCCCATGTAACAACACAGATGAAAGCCATTCGCCAAGGGGCACCTGCAGATATGATTTTCCAAAGTATTGCAGGTACTGAAAAAGCAAACCGTGCTTTCGGGATATCTGTAGATTTAATTAAGGAAGCTGCGCAACTTGTAAAAAAACAAGGAACAAGTGCAGGACCAAACCAGCTTTATTTTGAAACGGGACAAGGTTCTGAATTATCAGCAGAAGCACATCATAGCATCGACCAGTTGACATTAGAAGCCCGAAATTATGGCTTTGCACGTCATTTCAATCCGTTTATCGTCAATACCGTTGTTGGATTTATTGGACCTGAATATTTATATGATAGCAAGCAAGTAATTCGCGCAGGGCTCGAGGATCATTTTATGGGAAAAATGCATGGGCTACCAATGGGTGTTGATATTTGTTATACGAATCATATAAAAGCTGACCAAAATGACAACGAAAATTTAGGCGTACTTTTAGCGGCAGCGGGTGTGAACTTTGTGATTGCTGCACCAATGGGCGACGATGTCATGTTAAACTATCAATCTTTAAGTTACCATGATGTGCCGACCTTGCAAGAAATGATGCAAAAACGACCTGCACGTGAGTTTGAAGTATGGCTTGAAAAAATGGGCATTATGGAAAATGGTCGTCTAACAAGCAAAGCAGGCGACTTAACGATTTTTGAGAAGTAGGTGATGAAGTGGATCGAGAGTTAGTCGAAATGATTACGAAGCTAGTCACAGAAAAGCTTGTCCAACAACAATTAACAGAACGTAAACAACCTGAACAACACGTGCAAGCAGCAACTATTCAGCTATTTAATCATCCAGCACCGAATTCGAGTGCACAGCAAAAACAACAAGTAAATCAACAAGCTGATGCGAAAAAATTTGAAGAGGTAATTGATGAAAAATTTATGCATTTTCGCACACAAACACCAGCGCGTATTGGTGTAGGTAGAAGTGGGCCAAGGCCTTTAACGAACACGATGTTAAAGTTCCGCTTTGATCATGCAGCAGCAGTAGATACGGTTTATGGGGAAGTTGAACAAGCCCTTCTACAAAAATTGCAGCTATTCACAATTGGAACAAAGGCAGAAGAAGATAAAGAAACATATATTTTAAGACCTGATTACGGACGAAAATTATCCGATGAAGCCAAAAAAACATTACTAGAAAAATGTCAAAAAAACGCGAAGGTCCAAATTATCGTATCAAATGGTCTAAGCGCGGAAGCAATTAATGCCAACCTAGAAAATGTGTATTTATCATTGCAACAAAGCTTACAAAGTCTAGGCTATCAGACGGGAACACCGTTTTATATTGAGCAAGGGCGTGTTGGTTTGATGGATGATATTGGGGAGTTATTACAACCCGAAGTAATCGTCTATTTAATTGGTGAACGTCCAGGGCTCGTATCAGCAGAATCTATGAGTGCGTACATTTGCTACAAGCCGCGTAAAGACACGATTGAATCGGATCGTACTGTCGTTTCAAATATTCATAAAGGCGGAATTCCACCTGTGGAAGCAGGCGCATTTTTAGGGAATATCGTTCAAAAAATATTGAAATACGAAGCGAGTGGTGTCAATTTAGTGCAAAAAGAAGAATAGGAGGCTAATGAATGACGAATAAATTGTTTGCCGATATTTTAGCGATGCAAATCATTCCGAGAGTCAGTAGCCAGTTAGCACAGCAATTGCAATTAGCCGATTGGCATCAAAGTATAGGGATTGTTACGTTAACAATCGATGACGTAGGCTACACCGCTATCGATGAAGCAACGAAAAAAGCAGATGTTGAAGTCGTTTACGCAAAAAGTTTTTATGCAGGCGCGGCTCATGCGTCTGGACCATTATCAGGTGAAATGATTGGTATTTTAGCTGGCTCCTCGCCTGATGAAATACGTAGTGCATTTGATGCAATCGAGCAAAAGGTGCAATACGATGCGTTTTTTGAAGAAATAGGCGAAGGACATGCCCTTTATGCACATACCGTTTCCAGCTGTGGCAGTTATTTAGCTGAAACAGCGGGTGTTCCAGTTGGTTCAGCTTTAGCGTACTTAATTGCTCCGCCGCTAGAAGCAATTGTGGGGTTAGACGCTGCGTTAAAGGCTGCCGATGTTGAGCTGAAAGTATTTTTTGGTCCACCGTCTGAAACAAACTTCGGTGGTGGGTTATTAAGCGGATCCCAATCATCTTGTAAAGCAGCAGCGGATGCATTTCGTGAATCTATCGAGCGAATTGCACAAAATCCAATTGATGCATCATAAGGAGGTGACAGGATGATTCAGTTATTTGAAAACGGACAATCGACTGATGCAATCGATGAAGTTGATCACAAGGTGAAACTTGCATTTGAGGCACAGCTACAATATGCCAAGTTCACCCAACAACAAGTTGATAAAATTGTGAAGGCTATTGCAGAGGTAACCTATGAAAAGTCGGAATATTTAGCGAGATTGGCAGTTGAAGAAACTGGAATGGGTGTTGTCGCACATAAAAAAATGAAAAATGAAGTCGGATCAAAGGCGGTTTATGAAGACATTAAAGACTTGAAAACAGTCGGTATCATTAATGAAAACCGTATGAAAAAAGTTATTGAAATTGCAGCGCCCTATGGGGTTGTTGCAGCAATTATTCCGACAACAAATCCAACATCTACTGCCATTTTTAAAGTGCTCATTTCATTAAAAACGCGCAATGCTATCGTTGTAAGCCCACATCCTTATGCAGTGAGCTGTACAAAAGCCGCGCTCGATATTTGTGAAGAGGCTGCTGTAAAAGCAGGTGCTCCAGCAGGGTTAATTCAATGCTTAACACAAAAATCAATGGAAGCTACAGAAGCTCTTATGAAGCATCCAAATACACATGTCATTTTAGCGACAGGTGGCGGTGGGTTAGTTCGTGCAGCGTATAGTTCTGGAAAGCCTGCTTACGGGGTTGGACCTGGAAATGTTCCAGTTTATGTTGAGAAATCGGCTAAACTCGATATCGCATTAAGACATATCGTGGAAAGTAAAAGCTTTGATTATGGAACGATTTGTGCCACAGAACAAGCATTAATCGTGGATGAAGTTATTTATGAAAAGACTGTTGAAAAGCTGAAAAAGCTAGGGGCTTACTTTTTATCGGATGCAGAAAAACAAAAGATGGAGAAAGTAATCTCTCCTGAAGTGGGGAAAGTGAATCCCAAAATCGTTGGCCGATCTCCACAAACGATTGCGAAACTAGCAGGAATTCAAATTCCAAAAGAAACGAAAATCATTGTAGGCATCGAAACGAAAATTGGAAAAGAGATTCCTTTCTCTTTAGAAAAGCTTTCACCAGTTTTAGCGCTTTATAAAGTACAAAATAGTGATGAAGCGAAAGATACGTGCTTGCAATTACTAAATATTGGTGGGCGCGGACATACATTATCCATTCATACGGAGAACGATAAAATCGCTAGAACCTTTGCATTTGAATTACCAGTTTCCCGAATTGTGGTTAATACGATGGCTACGATGGGTGCCGTTGGTGGTA includes these proteins:
- a CDS encoding aldehyde dehydrogenase family protein, producing the protein MIQLFENGQSTDAIDEVDHKVKLAFEAQLQYAKFTQQQVDKIVKAIAEVTYEKSEYLARLAVEETGMGVVAHKKMKNEVGSKAVYEDIKDLKTVGIINENRMKKVIEIAAPYGVVAAIIPTTNPTSTAIFKVLISLKTRNAIVVSPHPYAVSCTKAALDICEEAAVKAGAPAGLIQCLTQKSMEATEALMKHPNTHVILATGGGGLVRAAYSSGKPAYGVGPGNVPVYVEKSAKLDIALRHIVESKSFDYGTICATEQALIVDEVIYEKTVEKLKKLGAYFLSDAEKQKMEKVISPEVGKVNPKIVGRSPQTIAKLAGIQIPKETKIIVGIETKIGKEIPFSLEKLSPVLALYKVQNSDEAKDTCLQLLNIGGRGHTLSIHTENDKIARTFAFELPVSRIVVNTMATMGAVGGTTNLRPSFTLGCGTFGGNITSDNVSAQHLLLTKRMSYGVKEVKVPAPPVEESVDIESIVQQQAGSIDEQLVAKIVEEVLKQLK
- a CDS encoding ethanolamine ammonia-lyase subunit EutB; this encodes MNLSTNLGGIVYTFQDLKDLLAKANELKSGDELAGIAAENVQQRVAAKVVLGDILLKDIRNNPLIPMEEDEVSRLLDGDINETIYGEIQNWSVAELREYILSSHVDNAALRRLGKGLSSEMIAAAAKLMSNMDLIYAANKIEVLSTCNITIGQKGTLSSRLQPNHPTDNIDGIIASMKEGLAYGVGDAVIGINPVDDSVESVKRVLHATKDFINDWQVPTQNCVLAHVTTQMKAIRQGAPADMIFQSIAGTEKANRAFGISVDLIKEAAQLVKKQGTSAGPNQLYFETGQGSELSAEAHHSIDQLTLEARNYGFARHFNPFIVNTVVGFIGPEYLYDSKQVIRAGLEDHFMGKMHGLPMGVDICYTNHIKADQNDNENLGVLLAAAGVNFVIAAPMGDDVMLNYQSLSYHDVPTLQEMMQKRPAREFEVWLEKMGIMENGRLTSKAGDLTIFEK
- the eutH gene encoding ethanolamine utilization protein EutH, producing the protein MELIGVVIVYIIMACAVAGAFAAIKDPDNGLGKEFMGGLHAVGHIFVPAAGIMASIPYLTIFIEKVVSPVFHKIGADPALAATTILASDMGGYQLANALKDSQEGWVMALIVGFMAGATIVFSIPMGLAMLDKRDHKYMALGIMAGVLTIPIGAFISAISISLFDTKVREVIDTSAEPIYTFSISVVQILINLAPLFVFVVLIALGLKFLPKMMINGFMIFGRVMDAGIKLVLVFSIVEIFTGLFTTIFGVWGFDPIMADTEDQFRALETAGYIGIMLAGAFPMVYLIRKYFSKPLEAVGGKIGLSAVGSAGLLATIANILAMFTLVRSMPPKDKVINIAFGVCAAFLLGDHLSFTANFQPTIILPVILGKLLAGVIAIYFAYKLSVPTALKLEQEDRAAGIIKEGEYKDA
- the eutB gene encoding ethanolamine ammonia-lyase subunit EutB; this encodes MGEILKLNCALKGVHYQFNSIKEVLAKASEVKSGDILAGIAAIPSLERMAVKIVLSKLIFKGYLWETSHTM
- a CDS encoding ethanolamine ammonia-lyase reactivating factor EutA encodes the protein MSKKVQSLISAGIDIGTSTTKIIISRLTIQNTAGQAHVPRFEIVDKEVLYQSPIFRTPLLDDVTIDVKKIEEIVFQQYKQAQIEPQQIQTGVVLITGETATKKNARELIHFISDAAGEFLVATAGPDLESILAAKGSGAVAHSKKTSKVVANIDIGGGTTNIAVLKHGEVIGTVTLHLGGRLIEYVHNQVISMAPSIQRLLQQASIDYKIGDSREVRTEQFIIQQMITSLNYVLCAEQRAEKIPLLLGHVPNWQEPVQVISFSGGVAHCMYPRSDANCDTGRFDDLGKKIAEALMADETLAKFEWIEPVETVRATVTGAGSQSTDVSGATIEVDASVLPIKNVPVLTVDFNKQSNQIMQAIEASMIQAVQLFDTENSGEPFALYLNNLPYMNFADIDQLAESIATSWPTKNGIILLILEADYAKVLGQSLLLRKEGRQIVCIDQIFVRTGDYIDIGNPLQAGVVPVVVKTLAFHKA
- the eutC gene encoding ethanolamine ammonia-lyase subunit EutC codes for the protein MDRELVEMITKLVTEKLVQQQLTERKQPEQHVQAATIQLFNHPAPNSSAQQKQQVNQQADAKKFEEVIDEKFMHFRTQTPARIGVGRSGPRPLTNTMLKFRFDHAAAVDTVYGEVEQALLQKLQLFTIGTKAEEDKETYILRPDYGRKLSDEAKKTLLEKCQKNAKVQIIVSNGLSAEAINANLENVYLSLQQSLQSLGYQTGTPFYIEQGRVGLMDDIGELLQPEVIVYLIGERPGLVSAESMSAYICYKPRKDTIESDRTVVSNIHKGGIPPVEAGAFLGNIVQKILKYEASGVNLVQKEE
- the eutS gene encoding ethanolamine utilization microcompartment protein EutS; this encodes MAEEKKRFIQEFVPGKQLTLSHLIANPDSEMLEKLGIQQLGALGIMTCTPSETVIIAGDLATKAANVRIGFLDRFTGSLVIIGSVSEVEMSLIEINRFLETNLGYTPANITKS
- a CDS encoding EutP/PduV family microcompartment system protein, translated to MNKVMIIGAIRAGKSTLTKALLNKELHAVKTQALNYEGWIVDTPGEYLENPMFYKNIIATSMEVSHLIFLQDATRKISNFPPLFGTGMSKLPIGVVTKTDLPEANPEQAVKWLKQVIGKAPIVMTSAVEGIGIEHVRQLVQCNSIDEMRAYVEQANDPLVFFS
- the eutL gene encoding ethanolamine utilization microcompartment protein EutL codes for the protein MTNKLFADILAMQIIPRVSSQLAQQLQLADWHQSIGIVTLTIDDVGYTAIDEATKKADVEVVYAKSFYAGAAHASGPLSGEMIGILAGSSPDEIRSAFDAIEQKVQYDAFFEEIGEGHALYAHTVSSCGSYLAETAGVPVGSALAYLIAPPLEAIVGLDAALKAADVELKVFFGPPSETNFGGGLLSGSQSSCKAAADAFRESIERIAQNPIDAS
- a CDS encoding ethanolamine ammonia-lyase light chain EutC, which encodes MLARVWLQEEIAKIVQSKVTILLIGERPGLNTAESMSAYIIYKPNEKTVEADRTVISNIHENGLSPSEAGAYLSELIEQMLKLECTRVAFMRKKIMQTNVMGVRSWS
- a CDS encoding LysM peptidoglycan-binding domain-containing protein is translated as MNSLTKKAASVALGTSLLFSSVISASAATYTVKNGDTLSKIAKQYGTPYTTIMKQNGLGSTSLHIGQKLQIGSTSSTKAVKTTASSSTYTVKSGDSLSKIAKKYGTTTAALKSLNGLKSTAIRVGQKLKVSGTSTASSTKAVKTTTASSSTYTVKSGDSLSKIAKKYGTTTAALKSLNGLKSTAIRVGQKLKVSGTSSTSTTKKSTTASATSNKSVATIAQKYLGTRYVFGGASPSGFDCSGFIYYVFKKSGKSIGRSSAASYYNASKKVFTPKVGDLVFFSNTYKSGISHVGIYIGSGKMISASGSKVSVASFSTGYWKKHFTSYGRI